In the genome of Acetivibrio cellulolyticus CD2, one region contains:
- a CDS encoding Fic family protein, whose translation MFKDKYSLTKEQNIFLAKKLIAENIYHSARLEGCNVTFPDTKTILDGVSVANMKMNDVECILNLRDAWKYLLSTVEKPFNLDYACKVNEFVARNESLEWGVLRTGKVGIGGTDYKPEIPVKENVVEQINKIMALENTTEKAIKYFLWGCRSQLFWDGNKRTSTLCANKILIAEGKGILSIKENDLGEFNKRLVSFYDSNDYSLIDQFIYDNCIIGIEF comes from the coding sequence ATGTTTAAAGATAAATATAGTCTTACAAAAGAACAAAACATATTTTTAGCCAAAAAGCTTATTGCAGAAAATATATACCATAGTGCAAGACTTGAAGGCTGTAACGTTACTTTTCCAGATACAAAAACAATTCTGGATGGAGTAAGTGTTGCTAATATGAAAATGAATGATGTTGAGTGTATTTTAAATCTGAGGGATGCATGGAAATACCTACTATCAACAGTAGAAAAACCGTTTAACCTAGATTATGCCTGTAAGGTTAATGAATTTGTTGCTAGAAACGAAAGTCTAGAATGGGGAGTTCTCAGGACTGGTAAGGTTGGAATTGGTGGAACTGACTATAAACCCGAAATTCCAGTAAAGGAAAATGTAGTTGAACAAATAAATAAAATTATGGCATTAGAAAATACAACGGAAAAAGCCATTAAATACTTCCTTTGGGGATGCAGGAGTCAACTGTTTTGGGATGGTAATAAGAGAACAAGTACTCTATGTGCAAATAAGATACTTATAGCTGAAGGGAAAGGTATTCTAAGCATAAAAGAAAATGACCTAGGTGAATTTAACAAGCGGCTTGTATCTTTTTATGATTCTAATGATTATAGTTTAATAGACCAATTTATTTATGATAACTGTATTATAGGTATTGAATTCTAG
- a CDS encoding GIY-YIG nuclease family protein produces MSKKYYIYLFKDSLDNVIYVGMTTTFERRVFQHKDKEWFVNVSKVFKSEPLENETVAKIYEIYYINKFKASENQKDNYSIECPCPFQKELTFDTYNCDFVTVVKNIVLKMVSPNENKISIKKPNIKLDLNYDNITKEFKSMKNKGD; encoded by the coding sequence ATGAGTAAAAAGTATTATATCTATTTATTTAAAGATTCTTTGGATAATGTAATATATGTTGGGATGACTACAACTTTTGAAAGACGTGTTTTTCAGCATAAGGATAAGGAATGGTTTGTAAATGTCAGTAAAGTATTTAAATCAGAGCCTCTTGAAAATGAAACAGTTGCAAAAATCTATGAAATTTATTATATTAACAAATTTAAGGCATCTGAGAACCAGAAAGACAATTATAGTATCGAATGTCCGTGTCCTTTTCAAAAAGAACTGACTTTTGATACTTATAATTGTGATTTTGTAACTGTTGTTAAAAACATTGTTCTTAAGATGGTTAGCCCAAATGAAAATAAAATATCTATAAAAAAGCCAAATATAAAACTGGATCTTAATTATGATAATATTACTAAAGAATTTAAATCTATGAAAAATAAAGGTGATTGA
- a CDS encoding helix-turn-helix domain-containing protein, with amino-acid sequence MFGEKLKQLRKQRNISQHELSKISNVSYGFISELETGKKRPSLETAEKLSRALGVAITELISEN; translated from the coding sequence ATGTTCGGTGAAAAACTTAAACAATTACGAAAACAAAGAAATATATCCCAGCATGAATTATCAAAGATAAGTAACGTTAGCTATGGTTTTATATCTGAACTAGAAACAGGTAAAAAAAGACCTTCGCTAGAAACAGCTGAAAAATTGTCTAGAGCATTAGGCGTTGCTATCACCGAACTTATTAGTGAAAATTAA
- a CDS encoding Tn3 family transposase, translating into MKRHWELDELIEQFTFLPNELSQLGNKSGATRLGFAALFKFFQHEAKFPTHKGEIPKEVLLYISKQLNLDIFLIDEYDWNGRTIKYHRAQIREFFGFKESTLEDTEHVSAWLSKHVFYHEADIETLKEEAYKKFRELQLEPPTPDRIDRITRSAIYTYENQFFQETYQKLSKETISKMENLINDLATYDESEVDYTSDADSMSFSELRADPGRIGLESVFREITKLRTIKQLELPDNLFSNIPQKIIKRYKLRAVSEKLPELRRHPEHVRYSILSAFFWLRCREITDNLIELLIQIIHRIGVRAERKVDKELLNDFRRVNGKTNLLFQIADAALNNPDGIVRNVVFPVVNENTLKALVKEFKNTGSKYRQKVYTVMRASYGTHYRRMVPEILDTLEFCSNNEVHRPVIKALELIKKYTGVASHYFADVEDIPIDGVIRPSVKEMVIEKDDKGQERTNRINYEIITLQALRDKLRCKEIWVIGADRYRNPDEDLPTDFEERREENYRALKQPLDSEEFINKIRQSMYDGLSKLDIAMPKNDKVKFTERGGRSWISITPYDPQPEPMNLSKLKTEIMRYWPMTNLLDILKEADLRINFTEQFKTVASHERLDRSIIQKRLILSLFGLGTNTGLKRISAGKHGESYQDLLYIRRKFINKDNLRNAISTVVNAILSSRIQEIWGEGTTTCASDSKKVGAWDQNLMTEWHVRYRGRGIMIYWHVEKNSACIYSQLKTCSSSEVSAMIEGLLKHCTDMEIEKNFVDTHGQSEVAFAFCHLLGFNLMPRLKNIGKAKLYRPDAGISDMYPNLQPILTRNINWELIRQQYDQMVKYATALRLGTAETEAIMKRFQRNNEIKHPTYLAFMELGKAIKTIFLCEYLRSEELRIEIHEGLNVIENWNSANGFIFYGKGGEISTNRYEDQEIAVLTLHLLQNCLVYVNTLMIQKVLTQSKWYDIMTQEDFRALTPLIYTHINPYGNFDLNMEERIPIDIAIN; encoded by the coding sequence ATGAAAAGACATTGGGAGCTTGATGAATTAATTGAACAATTTACTTTTCTTCCTAACGAGTTATCTCAGTTAGGCAATAAGAGCGGTGCAACAAGATTGGGATTTGCAGCCTTATTTAAATTTTTCCAGCACGAAGCCAAATTCCCTACTCATAAAGGTGAAATACCTAAAGAAGTTTTATTATACATTTCAAAACAACTTAATTTAGATATTTTCCTTATTGATGAATATGACTGGAACGGAAGAACTATTAAATACCACCGAGCACAAATAAGAGAGTTTTTTGGCTTTAAGGAATCGACTCTTGAAGATACTGAACATGTTTCTGCGTGGCTAAGTAAACATGTTTTTTATCATGAAGCAGATATAGAAACCCTTAAAGAAGAAGCATATAAGAAATTTAGAGAATTACAATTAGAGCCACCTACACCTGACCGAATTGACCGTATAACAAGGTCTGCAATATATACTTATGAAAATCAGTTCTTTCAGGAAACCTATCAGAAACTATCAAAAGAGACTATATCTAAAATGGAAAATCTTATTAATGACCTTGCCACTTATGATGAATCGGAAGTTGACTATACTTCTGATGCAGACTCAATGTCTTTCAGCGAATTACGAGCTGACCCTGGACGTATTGGACTTGAAAGTGTATTTCGTGAAATTACAAAACTCAGAACTATTAAGCAATTAGAACTTCCTGACAACCTTTTTAGTAATATTCCTCAAAAGATTATTAAACGTTATAAACTCAGGGCGGTATCTGAAAAACTTCCAGAACTACGCAGACATCCAGAACATGTAAGATATTCTATACTTTCAGCCTTCTTTTGGCTTAGGTGCAGAGAGATAACGGACAACCTTATTGAATTACTTATTCAAATAATCCATAGAATAGGTGTAAGAGCTGAAAGAAAAGTAGATAAAGAATTATTGAATGATTTCAGGCGTGTTAATGGAAAAACAAACTTATTATTCCAGATAGCAGATGCGGCTTTGAATAACCCTGATGGTATAGTTAGAAACGTAGTATTTCCAGTAGTAAATGAAAACACACTAAAGGCACTGGTAAAAGAATTCAAGAATACCGGTTCTAAGTACCGTCAAAAAGTTTATACTGTCATGAGGGCTTCATATGGAACACATTACAGACGAATGGTTCCAGAGATTTTAGACACACTTGAGTTTTGCTCTAATAATGAAGTCCATCGTCCTGTCATAAAGGCTTTAGAGTTAATAAAAAAATATACTGGTGTTGCTTCACATTACTTTGCTGATGTTGAAGATATTCCTATTGATGGAGTTATAAGACCCAGTGTAAAAGAAATGGTTATAGAAAAAGATGATAAAGGTCAAGAGCGTACCAATCGTATTAACTATGAAATAATAACACTGCAAGCACTTCGAGACAAATTACGCTGTAAAGAAATTTGGGTTATTGGGGCTGATAGATACAGGAATCCAGATGAGGATTTGCCTACAGATTTTGAAGAACGTAGGGAAGAAAACTACAGGGCTTTAAAACAACCTTTGGATTCAGAGGAGTTTATAAACAAAATCCGTCAATCCATGTATGATGGTTTATCAAAGTTAGATATAGCTATGCCCAAAAATGATAAAGTTAAATTTACAGAAAGGGGCGGTAGAAGCTGGATTAGTATTACACCATATGACCCACAACCTGAGCCAATGAACCTTTCAAAACTTAAAACTGAAATAATGCGTTATTGGCCAATGACAAATCTCCTTGACATACTCAAAGAAGCCGATTTGAGAATTAATTTTACTGAACAGTTTAAAACCGTTGCATCTCATGAAAGGTTAGACCGCTCAATAATTCAAAAGAGATTAATATTATCCTTGTTTGGTCTAGGCACAAATACTGGTTTAAAGCGTATTTCAGCAGGAAAACATGGTGAATCATATCAGGATTTACTCTATATCAGAAGAAAATTTATAAATAAAGATAATCTTAGAAACGCTATTTCTACAGTTGTTAACGCAATACTTTCATCACGAATCCAAGAAATATGGGGCGAAGGAACAACAACATGTGCTTCTGATTCAAAAAAAGTTGGAGCATGGGATCAGAACTTAATGACGGAATGGCATGTTCGTTATCGTGGACGTGGAATAATGATATATTGGCATGTTGAAAAGAATTCAGCCTGCATTTATTCACAGTTAAAAACCTGTTCATCATCAGAAGTTTCAGCTATGATAGAAGGACTATTAAAGCACTGTACTGATATGGAAATTGAAAAGAACTTTGTTGATACACATGGACAAAGTGAAGTTGCCTTTGCTTTTTGTCATCTTTTAGGATTTAATTTGATGCCTAGATTAAAGAATATTGGAAAGGCAAAACTATATCGCCCTGATGCTGGTATATCAGATATGTATCCAAATTTGCAACCTATATTGACAAGAAATATCAATTGGGAACTTATAAGACAGCAATATGACCAAATGGTTAAATATGCTACTGCCTTACGTCTTGGAACTGCTGAAACCGAAGCCATTATGAAAAGATTTCAAAGAAATAATGAAATTAAACATCCTACATATCTTGCATTTATGGAACTGGGTAAAGCTATAAAAACTATTTTTCTTTGTGAATATTTAAGGTCAGAGGAATTAAGAATTGAGATTCATGAAGGTCTTAATGTTATAGAAAACTGGAATTCAGCTAACGGATTTATTTTTTATGGAAAAGGTGGAGAAATATCAACCAACAGGTATGAAGACCAAGAAATTGCAGTTTTGACATTACATTTATTACAAAATTGCCTTGTGTACGTTAATACTTTAATGATTCAAAAAGTTCTTACACAAAGCAAGTGGTATGATATTATGACACAAGAAGACTTCCGAGCACTCACACCACTTATCTATACACATATAAACCCATACGGAAACTTTGATTTGAATATGGAGGAAAGAATACCAATAGACATTGCCATAAATTAA
- a CDS encoding tyrosine-type recombinase/integrase: MDIEEFANFLKNENKSTNTIKGYIADIRDYNKWFHETFSKDFTIIIRQNILEYKSYLQNIKRNNAKTINHKLSSLLKYNHYLVYKNIQKEIAIENNDKIKIQLQYASPTKVTETEVKQFLQSILESKNLRNYALMVFLAYTGLRISEALNIKMDDFDLDGKECIIRTGKGDKQRSVMLNSKVITAVKEYLKVRSNISTANGSNYLFVSRKNKKLDRTTVNRIFKKYSNSITPHQLRHFFCTNALEKGMLAHEVANQAGHSNIHTTLLYTNPDKKKLIDKMERL, encoded by the coding sequence ATGGATATTGAAGAGTTTGCTAATTTTCTAAAAAATGAAAATAAAAGTACTAATACCATAAAAGGATATATAGCAGATATTAGAGATTATAATAAATGGTTTCATGAGACATTTTCAAAAGATTTTACTATCATAATAAGACAAAATATTTTAGAGTATAAAAGTTACCTTCAAAATATAAAACGAAACAACGCCAAGACCATAAACCATAAATTAAGCAGCCTTTTAAAGTATAACCATTATTTAGTTTATAAAAATATTCAGAAAGAAATTGCCATTGAAAATAATGATAAAATAAAAATTCAGTTACAATATGCATCACCTACGAAAGTTACAGAAACAGAAGTAAAACAGTTTTTACAATCAATCCTTGAGAGTAAAAACCTTCGTAATTACGCCTTGATGGTATTTCTTGCTTATACAGGTCTGCGAATATCAGAAGCATTAAATATAAAAATGGATGATTTCGATTTAGATGGTAAGGAATGCATTATCCGGACTGGAAAAGGAGACAAACAACGCTCAGTAATGCTCAATAGTAAAGTTATTACAGCGGTCAAAGAATATTTAAAAGTCAGAAGTAATATTTCTACGGCTAATGGTTCTAATTATTTATTTGTAAGTAGAAAAAACAAAAAGCTTGATAGAACTACCGTAAATAGAATCTTTAAAAAATATAGTAATAGTATTACACCTCACCAACTAAGACACTTTTTTTGTACTAATGCACTTGAAAAAGGTATGTTGGCTCATGAGGTTGCAAATCAGGCAGGACATTCAAATATTCATACCACTCTTCTATACACAAATCCAGATAAAAAGAAACTAATAGATAAAATGGAACGACTATGA
- a CDS encoding Athe_2463 domain-containing protein, which produces MKEKIVGLLIILISFSIPSIVLGEVNKIPIYTNTQELLKAANDYLNSEFGIENYFETENRSAKNINPEMALGKWWGNMTDTKNPLYLFVYGEPFGDKKSIAGGIRHRYLGYTMMDEEYPNMFFPDDTKLSTKYDERNWIEYPWKSVLLESASKKTLYELCQKDFRFDKAYLVKNLSKPSSYYRNSIIYGMGICYGLCLDPSVLEQKDIYEVIRDIQTPSKYPSNTKLSGDFLDIPWENYVHIIQPPTNFSWGIGRVWRQEGSYCNYLTIPLAPFIFSDNNAPTASIWVPDKVNVGESIQIRAQGEDKDNDKMTHYFAVSPEDGITGFIPSSSAEKQTIDSNVFYKAGNIDLDIPGLNIVSGTVVASALGTYTFCYMVVDENGASSIATATTQVLPVSTPTTSTSGELEVKIVKSDGLDKFSYHPQWKVDTFKNKFIEEDYTFGQLFDLGKIDRNSYPGITFSKTINWSTLDTAVKNARKYKVVVSYNWNQTTHQEWKVIGHHTVTKTIYGYDKDGNWGAIGTKDVKVDDYGWVAVNDPKPTAKINLTCTSKGKILKSIQYNIASGADATITYADKTQTDTKSFEIGVVGASVSPGAK; this is translated from the coding sequence ATGAAAGAAAAAATAGTAGGTTTGCTTATCATTTTAATATCTTTTAGTATTCCGTCCATTGTTCTAGGTGAGGTTAATAAGATACCTATTTATACGAATACTCAAGAACTATTAAAAGCAGCAAATGATTATTTAAATAGTGAGTTTGGAATAGAAAATTATTTTGAAACAGAAAACAGGTCAGCAAAGAATATTAATCCAGAAATGGCACTTGGAAAATGGTGGGGAAATATGACAGATACAAAAAATCCTCTATATCTGTTTGTCTATGGAGAACCTTTTGGTGATAAAAAATCTATTGCCGGCGGAATAAGACATAGATATTTAGGCTATACAATGATGGATGAGGAATACCCTAATATGTTTTTTCCGGATGACACAAAATTATCTACGAAATACGACGAAAGAAACTGGATTGAATACCCCTGGAAAAGTGTTCTTTTGGAGAGTGCAAGTAAAAAAACTTTATATGAGTTATGCCAAAAGGATTTTCGTTTTGATAAAGCTTATTTAGTTAAAAATCTAAGCAAACCTTCTAGCTACTACAGAAATAGCATTATCTATGGAATGGGAATATGCTACGGATTATGCCTAGATCCGTCGGTCCTGGAACAAAAGGATATATACGAAGTTATCCGGGATATACAAACACCCTCAAAATATCCTTCAAACACAAAGTTAAGCGGTGATTTCTTAGATATACCTTGGGAAAATTACGTACACATTATACAACCACCGACAAACTTCTCTTGGGGAATAGGTCGGGTCTGGCGACAGGAGGGTTCATATTGCAATTATCTTACTATACCATTAGCACCATTTATTTTTTCCGATAACAATGCTCCAACAGCATCTATTTGGGTACCTGATAAAGTTAATGTTGGAGAGTCGATCCAGATTAGAGCTCAGGGCGAAGATAAAGACAATGATAAAATGACTCACTATTTTGCTGTAAGTCCCGAAGACGGAATTACTGGTTTTATACCATCTTCAAGTGCCGAAAAACAAACTATCGATAGTAATGTATTTTACAAAGCTGGAAATATAGATTTAGATATCCCAGGGCTTAATATAGTATCAGGCACTGTAGTTGCATCCGCGCTGGGGACATACACATTCTGCTATATGGTTGTAGATGAGAATGGAGCCTCCAGTATTGCTACCGCAACAACACAAGTACTTCCAGTATCGACACCAACAACTTCGACATCAGGAGAATTAGAAGTAAAAATAGTTAAGAGTGATGGTTTAGATAAATTTAGTTATCATCCGCAATGGAAAGTTGATACTTTTAAGAACAAATTTATAGAAGAGGATTATACATTCGGGCAATTATTTGACCTTGGTAAAATTGATCGCAATTCATATCCAGGCATTACATTTAGTAAAACTATAAATTGGTCAACTCTGGACACTGCTGTAAAGAATGCTCGAAAATACAAGGTAGTTGTATCTTATAACTGGAATCAAACAACACACCAGGAGTGGAAGGTAATAGGTCATCACACAGTAACCAAAACTATATATGGTTATGACAAAGATGGTAATTGGGGAGCAATTGGTACAAAAGATGTGAAGGTTGATGATTACGGTTGGGTTGCTGTAAATGATCCTAAACCTACAGCCAAAATTAATCTTACATGTACCTCAAAAGGAAAGATCCTTAAATCAATCCAATATAATATTGCTTCAGGAGCTGATGCAACGATAACATATGCAGATAAAACTCAAACAGACACTAAATCCTTCGAAATAGGGGTAGTGGGAGCATCCGTGTCACCAGGGGCAAAGTAA
- a CDS encoding copper amine oxidase N-terminal domain-containing protein, whose amino-acid sequence MRKLSFIMLISLILAMFSVNTWATSDNITVKVDGSQVAFPDAKPFIQPDTSRTMIPIRFVAESMGADVQWVANAKTVLIKKGNKTITLVIGYKKAVVNSAEVTFDAAAIIVQDRTFVPLRFVSEALGSSVNWIQATRTVDIKTEVYEKSGFIVPKDCSISVYIGDDTGDMVCFDLDVESEYALEKQYSDLKTVLSSKFSETLVNQVLEHVKKKTVRDYELKFKSFDTEDGKYMVGSSSGAGNPIISISALKK is encoded by the coding sequence ATGAGAAAGCTATCTTTTATTATGCTTATATCATTGATTCTTGCCATGTTTTCAGTAAACACATGGGCAACAAGTGATAATATTACAGTGAAGGTAGATGGCAGCCAAGTAGCATTTCCGGATGCAAAACCATTTATACAACCTGATACTAGCAGAACAATGATACCAATAAGATTTGTGGCAGAATCAATGGGTGCTGATGTTCAATGGGTGGCAAATGCAAAAACAGTTCTTATAAAAAAGGGGAATAAAACCATAACATTAGTGATCGGATATAAAAAGGCTGTTGTTAATAGTGCTGAAGTTACGTTTGATGCAGCTGCAATAATAGTACAGGACAGAACTTTCGTACCTCTTCGATTTGTATCAGAAGCTTTAGGCTCATCAGTTAATTGGATACAGGCAACAAGAACTGTTGATATAAAAACTGAAGTTTACGAAAAAAGTGGATTCATAGTTCCAAAGGATTGTTCTATAAGCGTATATATAGGTGATGATACTGGTGACATGGTTTGCTTTGATCTAGACGTTGAAAGTGAATACGCTCTAGAAAAACAGTATTCTGACTTAAAGACAGTTTTATCAAGTAAATTTAGTGAAACACTTGTTAACCAAGTATTAGAACATGTCAAGAAAAAGACGGTTAGAGATTATGAGCTTAAGTTTAAGTCATTTGATACAGAAGATGGTAAATACATGGTGGGTTCTTCCTCAGGAGCAGGCAATCCTATAATATCTATTTCAGCATTAAAAAAATAA
- a CDS encoding metal-dependent hydrolase, with the protein MKGTTHTLIALSSAGLILSNIHYSDFAEPKTLMPFVFVYAGVLICDIDTGSSTISNALTPVKFKYIRKFLMLLFIVAGVAGSIYFYNTKYLAIFVGSIILSAMSITRVSQEIYSIIRKIATITVAIVTTIIGIAYNQPPIILVGLLLGALIFSPHRGYSHSIMAVVVTFALLKYLFSYYKIADYSIYFCFGMLSHVIADMFTEQGVMLLFPKQKKISFPITITTGSSLEKVISSIAIVVLVFALL; encoded by the coding sequence ATGAAAGGAACGACACATACACTAATAGCTCTTTCCTCAGCAGGCTTAATATTATCCAATATACATTATAGCGACTTTGCAGAGCCAAAGACATTAATGCCGTTTGTGTTTGTTTATGCTGGTGTTTTAATATGTGATATTGATACAGGCTCATCCACGATATCCAATGCACTTACTCCTGTAAAGTTTAAATATATACGCAAATTCTTAATGCTACTTTTTATAGTAGCTGGTGTTGCAGGTTCTATATATTTCTACAACACAAAGTATTTAGCTATTTTTGTGGGAAGTATTATATTGTCTGCAATGTCTATAACAAGAGTTTCTCAAGAAATTTACAGCATAATAAGAAAAATAGCAACAATAACAGTTGCAATAGTTACTACTATCATAGGTATTGCTTATAACCAGCCACCAATTATCCTAGTAGGTTTGTTATTAGGTGCTTTAATTTTTTCTCCGCATCGAGGGTATTCACATTCAATTATGGCAGTGGTTGTAACATTTGCTTTACTAAAATATCTCTTTAGCTATTATAAGATAGCCGACTATTCGATTTATTTCTGCTTTGGTATGCTAAGCCATGTTATAGCAGATATGTTTACAGAGCAGGGAGTAATGCTACTGTTTCCTAAACAAAAGAAAATATCATTTCCTATTACCATTACAACCGGAAGCTCCTTAGAAAAAGTAATTTCGAGTATAGCAATTGTTGTATTGGTATTTGCATTATTATGA